A window from Pseudomonas alloputida encodes these proteins:
- a CDS encoding ORF6N domain-containing protein: protein MNLITIHNNQLPVVEYRGQRVVTLAMIDLAHERPEGTAGRNFREHRERLIAGEDYFQVGSDEIRRNNPGAIPDSLRRNDVVLLTEQGYLMLVKSLTDDLAWTVQRQLVSNYFRPQAFPVPRTRADALRLAADLEEQNEMLVLENQQQAKKIEALENLFMPGETVPQFAKRLNGVNSQLMLAFLAELKWIYNAETDPDHSPKYRVYAMARDKHLLTEKPYKVSSEGMTGFIRYAPVMLEKGARRLHDLYIAGKLPMKKTWDGQFHYEKFTPEKPL, encoded by the coding sequence ATGAACCTGATCACCATCCACAACAACCAGCTGCCCGTCGTCGAGTATCGGGGTCAGCGTGTCGTCACCCTGGCGATGATCGACCTGGCGCATGAGAGGCCGGAGGGCACGGCCGGTCGCAATTTCCGCGAGCATCGTGAGCGGCTGATTGCGGGGGAGGACTACTTCCAAGTTGGTTCCGACGAAATTCGTCGGAACAACCCTGGGGCTATTCCCGACAGTCTTCGTCGGAACGACGTTGTTCTGCTCACGGAGCAGGGCTACCTGATGCTGGTCAAGTCGCTGACCGACGACCTTGCCTGGACCGTCCAGCGCCAGCTGGTCAGCAACTACTTCAGGCCGCAGGCATTCCCTGTGCCTCGCACTCGCGCTGACGCTTTACGCCTCGCCGCAGACCTTGAAGAGCAGAACGAGATGCTGGTGCTTGAGAACCAGCAGCAGGCCAAGAAGATCGAGGCGCTGGAGAACCTGTTCATGCCTGGGGAGACGGTTCCGCAGTTCGCCAAGCGCCTCAACGGCGTGAATTCGCAGCTGATGCTGGCGTTCCTGGCCGAGCTGAAGTGGATCTACAACGCCGAGACCGACCCAGACCATTCTCCCAAGTATCGCGTGTACGCCATGGCGCGTGACAAGCACCTGCTCACCGAGAAGCCATACAAAGTCAGCAGCGAGGGCATGACCGGTTTCATCCGCTACGCCCCGGTGATGCTGGAGAAGGGCGCACGGCGCCTGCACGACCTGTACATCGCCGGGAAACTGCCCATGAAGAAGACCTGGGACGGCCAGTTCCATTACGAAAAATTCACTCCGGAGAAGCCCCTGTGA
- a CDS encoding LuxR C-terminal-related transcriptional regulator, whose translation MTTTATITLGNWQGLLGHGAAPRELECLLAIAGGASGKEAARTLGISEDGVKKRLIALGTKWGVTRRAALVAEAFKRGVISPAVTALALIMAIHGMIGDDHAMRIRRGGNSGERKIETRIASRRAECALAVA comes from the coding sequence ATGACCACGACAGCAACCATAACCCTCGGTAACTGGCAAGGCCTGCTTGGCCATGGCGCAGCCCCTCGCGAGCTTGAGTGCCTGCTGGCTATTGCTGGTGGCGCCTCCGGGAAAGAGGCTGCCCGCACCCTAGGCATCAGCGAAGACGGAGTGAAGAAACGCCTGATCGCCCTGGGCACAAAGTGGGGCGTAACCCGCCGCGCTGCTCTGGTTGCTGAGGCATTCAAGCGCGGCGTCATCAGCCCTGCCGTTACTGCTTTGGCGCTGATCATGGCCATCCACGGAATGATCGGCGACGACCATGCAATGCGCATCCGCCGTGGCGGTAACAGCGGCGAGCGAAAGATTGAAACCCGCATAGCAAGCCGGCGCGCGGAGTGCGCCCTGGCGGTGGCGTGA
- a CDS encoding ead/Ea22-like family protein, producing MSVDKAQLKALAQRATPGQWVTEGEHINEHGHLLYAYVAHENSGMIAEAFANCRVKTDEECRANAAFIAGANPANVLALLAEIEELQARIHLAGVAGEMAVNEAVGRAATEFLAAIVKQDQLKAESEKHRCAAQDALAGQMFLRNDRDLLKVELEALRKKSAGKVMVDLDLFESLRDSALVEADQHRQSMAGYRPERQQLLDQIVEQCDRLLADATGRRDNQNLTRQEE from the coding sequence ATGAGCGTCGATAAAGCACAGCTGAAGGCGCTGGCCCAACGCGCCACACCTGGCCAGTGGGTCACGGAGGGCGAGCACATCAATGAACACGGCCACCTCCTGTACGCCTACGTGGCGCATGAGAACAGCGGGATGATCGCGGAGGCCTTCGCCAACTGCCGGGTTAAAACGGATGAAGAGTGCCGCGCCAATGCGGCTTTCATCGCCGGCGCCAATCCGGCCAATGTCCTCGCCCTGCTGGCGGAGATTGAGGAGTTGCAGGCGCGGATCCACTTGGCTGGCGTGGCTGGCGAAATGGCAGTCAATGAAGCTGTTGGCAGGGCGGCCACTGAGTTTCTTGCCGCGATCGTCAAGCAGGATCAGCTCAAGGCGGAGAGCGAAAAGCACCGCTGCGCAGCTCAAGACGCGCTGGCTGGCCAGATGTTCCTCCGCAACGACCGAGACCTGCTGAAGGTCGAGCTCGAAGCTCTGCGCAAGAAGTCTGCCGGCAAGGTGATGGTCGACCTTGATCTGTTCGAGAGCCTGCGTGACAGCGCTCTTGTCGAGGCAGATCAGCACCGCCAGAGCATGGCCGGGTATCGACCAGAGCGCCAGCAACTGCTGGATCAGATCGTGGAGCAGTGCGACCGGCTCTTAGCTGACGCGACAGGTCGGCGTGACAACCAAAATCTGACGCGTCAGGAGGAATAG
- a CDS encoding antiterminator Q family protein, with the protein MKKRTYADKALGDTEYMLEQWGWWRMCEMGVPRYVSPLYALMRDNVPSEGGIRQHVITDDLALIIDGAVARLTKRNQQMGDFVWAYYGSKHPAMRVGREAGMSERKAREIIKAGVAWIDCALEEIREAA; encoded by the coding sequence ATGAAGAAACGAACCTACGCGGACAAGGCGCTGGGCGATACCGAGTACATGCTCGAGCAGTGGGGCTGGTGGCGAATGTGTGAGATGGGAGTGCCACGTTACGTGTCGCCTCTCTACGCACTCATGCGCGACAACGTTCCCAGTGAAGGTGGCATTCGCCAGCATGTGATCACTGACGACCTTGCGCTGATCATCGACGGCGCTGTGGCCAGGCTGACGAAGCGCAATCAGCAGATGGGGGATTTCGTGTGGGCTTACTACGGATCGAAGCACCCAGCCATGCGTGTTGGGAGGGAAGCGGGCATGTCTGAGCGCAAGGCGCGGGAGATCATCAAGGCCGGCGTTGCATGGATCGACTGCGCCCTCGAAGAAATTCGAGAGGCTGCATAA
- a CDS encoding ECs_2282 family putative zinc-binding protein, whose amino-acid sequence MKVTLKCAKCGSDKFEVPARPNDNSKVTCGKCGAVETYGKLMKAVGDKVTKDLQRQLGKMFK is encoded by the coding sequence ATGAAGGTAACCCTCAAGTGCGCCAAGTGCGGCAGTGACAAGTTCGAGGTTCCGGCTAGGCCGAACGACAACTCGAAGGTCACCTGCGGCAAATGCGGTGCTGTCGAGACTTACGGGAAGCTCATGAAGGCTGTGGGCGACAAGGTCACGAAAGACCTGCAGCGGCAGCTCGGGAAAATGTTCAAGTGA
- a CDS encoding ATP-binding protein — protein MTTPQILKTKPAECHAHGTYTDELIESFSGDHFWKGCPRCQFDAVHSTDDAIRKPALTIRRERAVNASLLASGIPLRFRASTLDSYRTDTHREGQAIALNKCREYVDEFEANWDAGRSMMLLGDVGTGKTHLACAIAQQVIRSYGASARYTMAIEIIRDIKMTFDKKSEQTERDVYSSLLAPDLLVIDEVGVQHGSDFERQVLFEVIDSRYRQLMPTIVISNLGLAGLRKCLGDRAVDRLTDAGGPAVLFTWSSARGEA, from the coding sequence ATGACCACTCCACAGATTCTCAAGACCAAGCCGGCCGAGTGCCACGCACACGGCACCTACACTGACGAGCTGATCGAGTCGTTTTCTGGTGACCATTTCTGGAAGGGATGCCCGCGCTGCCAGTTCGACGCTGTCCACTCGACTGACGATGCGATCCGCAAGCCTGCGCTGACCATCCGGCGCGAACGAGCCGTGAATGCCAGCTTGCTGGCCTCTGGTATTCCTCTGCGCTTCCGGGCGTCAACGCTGGATAGCTACCGGACCGACACGCATCGCGAAGGCCAGGCCATCGCGCTGAACAAGTGCCGCGAGTATGTGGACGAGTTTGAAGCCAACTGGGATGCCGGTCGCTCGATGATGCTGCTGGGTGACGTTGGCACCGGGAAGACCCACCTGGCCTGCGCCATTGCTCAGCAGGTGATTCGCTCCTACGGCGCTTCCGCTCGCTACACCATGGCCATCGAGATCATCCGCGATATCAAGATGACCTTCGACAAGAAGTCCGAGCAGACCGAGCGCGATGTGTATTCCTCCTTGCTGGCGCCGGACCTGCTGGTAATCGACGAGGTAGGCGTTCAACACGGCAGCGACTTCGAGCGCCAGGTGCTGTTCGAGGTGATCGACTCCCGGTACCGGCAGCTGATGCCGACCATCGTGATCTCCAACCTGGGTCTAGCCGGCCTGCGCAAGTGCCTGGGGGATCGCGCTGTCGACCGTCTGACCGATGCTGGCGGACCTGCTGTCCTGTTCACCTGGTCCTCGGCGCGAGGTGAAGCATGA
- a CDS encoding Cro/CI family transcriptional regulator, with amino-acid sequence MKEIKLADFLRCKGTQPQLAKAVGVTQSAISQMAKSSRDIRVRVFEDGRIEVIEFRILNRCAAVGNEAPPTLTQTIPPTANLRSSTAVAVNSSSATQASP; translated from the coding sequence ATGAAAGAAATTAAGCTGGCTGACTTCCTTCGGTGCAAAGGCACCCAGCCGCAGCTCGCCAAGGCCGTTGGCGTTACTCAAAGCGCGATTTCGCAGATGGCTAAATCGTCTCGCGATATCCGTGTCCGTGTTTTCGAGGATGGACGCATCGAGGTCATTGAGTTTCGCATTCTCAACCGTTGCGCAGCTGTCGGCAATGAGGCTCCGCCGACCTTGACGCAAACGATACCCCCAACTGCCAATCTGCGCAGCTCCACTGCGGTGGCTGTGAATTCATCCAGTGCCACGCAGGCCTCCCCATGA
- a CDS encoding helix-turn-helix domain-containing protein — MSTILMTACWPLEMSAAQKSVLISLADNANDDGVCWPSIARICERTCLKERAVRNAIRWLESVGLLVAKERAGRSTYYIVTPASYAPGIKCPPAPDAGDPGTTCPSPRHQMPPEP, encoded by the coding sequence GTGAGCACCATCCTGATGACCGCCTGCTGGCCGCTTGAAATGAGCGCTGCCCAGAAGTCGGTGCTTATCTCCTTGGCCGACAATGCCAACGATGACGGTGTTTGCTGGCCTTCCATTGCCAGGATCTGCGAGCGCACCTGCCTGAAAGAGCGTGCCGTGCGCAACGCGATCCGTTGGCTGGAAAGCGTCGGCTTGCTGGTGGCGAAAGAGCGTGCCGGGCGGTCGACCTACTACATCGTAACCCCGGCATCTTATGCCCCCGGCATTAAATGCCCCCCTGCACCAGATGCCGGGGACCCCGGCACCACGTGCCCCTCACCCCGGCACCAGATGCCCCCAGAACCGTAA
- a CDS encoding HNH endonuclease, translated as MRPIPNLSGYYATEDGEVASVRSGLVRVLKSQVNRGYHRVTLTVRVNGKRERHRFEVHRLVLMAYGGLPQDDDQQARHLNGISTDNRPGNLVWGTREDNAQDAIRHGTLGPGMRARHRRLTEAQVIEIRRRRARGESPKALAEEFGVCREYIPVLVNGKAWSCIPI; from the coding sequence ATGCGACCTATACCCAACCTCAGCGGCTACTACGCGACTGAGGATGGGGAAGTTGCGTCCGTCCGCTCTGGATTGGTCAGGGTTCTTAAGAGCCAGGTCAACCGTGGATATCACCGCGTCACATTGACCGTGCGAGTCAACGGCAAGAGGGAGCGTCACCGCTTCGAAGTGCATCGGCTTGTTCTTATGGCGTATGGCGGCTTGCCACAAGATGACGACCAGCAGGCCAGGCACCTCAATGGCATCAGCACTGATAACCGCCCTGGGAACCTGGTCTGGGGTACGCGAGAGGACAATGCCCAAGACGCTATTCGCCATGGAACTCTAGGGCCTGGCATGCGAGCCCGACATCGAAGACTGACAGAGGCGCAGGTCATCGAGATCAGGCGCCGCCGGGCGCGTGGTGAGTCACCCAAGGCCCTGGCAGAGGAGTTTGGTGTCTGTCGGGAGTACATCCCCGTGCTGGTGAATGGCAAGGCCTGGAGCTGCATCCCGATTTGA
- a CDS encoding S24 family peptidase translates to MITRHRRPLTPEEIAESARLKDIYNKRKSEARSRGLTLTQSEIGERCEWKSPQSTVNQYMTGKLALNLDALMRLSKALDFAPEDVSPRLAQSVQHLTYPSIHAGNVEPGPPITTAPRRIEIVGTAQLGNDGYWVGLDNSDGWVETWSRDEDAYALRLKGDSMAPAIRSGWVAVCEPNHRLVPGEYVMVTTSDGQSMVKELLFESEDGVSVMSVNSAYERRTIDWSDIDKIHYVGNILAPSKILSRI, encoded by the coding sequence ATGATAACCAGACACAGACGCCCACTTACGCCTGAAGAGATCGCCGAGAGCGCAAGACTCAAGGACATCTACAACAAGCGAAAATCAGAGGCCCGCAGCAGAGGGCTCACGCTAACTCAGTCAGAGATAGGGGAGCGGTGCGAGTGGAAATCCCCACAGAGCACTGTAAACCAGTACATGACTGGCAAGCTTGCTCTGAATCTGGATGCGCTCATGCGGCTATCGAAAGCTCTGGATTTCGCCCCAGAAGATGTTAGTCCCAGGCTCGCCCAAAGCGTTCAGCATCTCACCTACCCGTCCATTCACGCTGGCAATGTTGAGCCAGGTCCGCCAATCACAACCGCACCTCGAAGGATCGAAATCGTGGGTACCGCCCAGCTTGGGAATGATGGCTATTGGGTTGGCCTGGATAACTCAGATGGATGGGTAGAGACCTGGTCCAGGGATGAGGATGCCTATGCGTTGCGACTGAAGGGCGATTCAATGGCCCCCGCTATCCGTAGTGGGTGGGTCGCCGTGTGCGAGCCTAATCATCGGCTCGTTCCAGGGGAGTATGTGATGGTGACCACTTCCGACGGCCAGAGCATGGTCAAGGAGCTTCTCTTCGAGAGCGAGGATGGAGTCAGTGTAATGTCCGTGAACTCGGCATACGAACGCCGAACCATAGACTGGTCAGACATAGACAAGATTCACTACGTCGGGAACATTTTGGCACCAAGCAAGATCCTCAGCAGGATCTAG
- a CDS encoding replicative DNA helicase, producing the protein MSELVMGYPEAEHGVLGAIMLASLDGNAALVDDIVSQMTSADFLYDDHAALFDVIRECLDRGLPVDAVTVGDVQRTLPSGQGTLAFAVDLCRNVPSVANAMAYAKQVKQWAVIRQVVDLGHSAKAAVASGLVPDEIIAQAQQSIADLRDLQGSQKAGYRRMAEVLPKVFDGMQEVLDDRAPPKLSTGLADLDKLIGFLRPKSMVVIAGRPGSGKTMLGLQIVNHIAIRGAGVGLIFSLEMDEKELTVRTIASQGGIDLRRMEEVKSLDEDEWQRIGTAGSKIEAAQLYLNDTPGMTMSAIRSEARKLQREQGLDILMIDYLGLVGTEGRSQNRADAVAKVSIALKNLAKELSVPVLVLAQLNRNPASRPGKKPQASDLRDSGQIEQDADAVILVHHDPESEAGEQGVTELILDKGRQAPQGSCLVQRQGQYARFVNFAGNRLPPDDEVEMGRVVNFSKHRKGSKHHETF; encoded by the coding sequence ATGAGCGAATTGGTAATGGGCTACCCCGAGGCCGAGCACGGCGTCCTGGGCGCGATCATGCTGGCGTCTCTCGATGGCAACGCCGCGCTTGTGGATGACATCGTGAGCCAGATGACCAGTGCCGATTTCCTCTACGACGACCACGCGGCCCTGTTCGATGTGATCCGTGAATGCTTGGATCGCGGCTTGCCGGTCGACGCGGTAACGGTCGGGGACGTGCAGCGAACTTTGCCGAGCGGGCAGGGCACCCTTGCATTCGCCGTGGACCTCTGCCGCAACGTGCCCTCGGTGGCCAACGCGATGGCCTACGCAAAGCAGGTCAAGCAGTGGGCGGTGATCCGTCAGGTGGTCGACCTTGGTCATTCTGCGAAGGCTGCTGTTGCAAGCGGCCTGGTGCCGGACGAGATCATCGCCCAGGCCCAGCAATCCATCGCTGACTTGCGTGACCTGCAGGGCTCCCAGAAGGCCGGGTACAGGCGCATGGCCGAGGTGCTGCCCAAGGTCTTCGACGGCATGCAGGAGGTGCTGGACGATCGAGCGCCGCCGAAGCTGTCCACCGGCCTGGCTGACCTGGACAAGCTGATCGGCTTCCTGCGCCCCAAGAGCATGGTGGTGATCGCCGGCCGCCCTGGCAGTGGCAAAACCATGCTCGGCCTGCAGATCGTCAACCACATCGCTATCCGTGGAGCTGGGGTTGGCCTGATCTTCAGTTTGGAGATGGACGAGAAGGAGCTGACCGTCCGCACCATCGCCTCTCAGGGTGGTATCGACCTGCGTCGCATGGAGGAGGTCAAGAGCCTGGACGAGGACGAGTGGCAGCGAATCGGGACGGCGGGTAGCAAGATCGAGGCCGCCCAGCTGTACCTGAACGACACCCCAGGTATGACCATGAGCGCCATCCGCTCGGAAGCCCGCAAGCTCCAGCGCGAGCAGGGCCTCGACATCCTGATGATCGACTACCTGGGGCTGGTGGGCACCGAAGGCAGGAGTCAGAACCGCGCCGATGCTGTGGCAAAAGTCTCCATCGCCCTGAAGAACCTGGCCAAGGAGCTGAGTGTTCCGGTGCTGGTGCTGGCGCAGCTCAACCGAAACCCGGCGAGCCGCCCCGGCAAGAAACCCCAGGCCAGCGACCTGCGCGACTCCGGCCAGATCGAGCAGGACGCCGACGCGGTGATCCTTGTGCACCACGACCCGGAGTCGGAGGCGGGTGAGCAGGGCGTCACTGAGCTGATCCTCGACAAGGGGCGCCAGGCCCCGCAGGGCTCGTGCCTAGTCCAGCGCCAAGGGCAGTACGCCCGCTTCGTCAACTTCGCCGGCAACCGCCTCCCGCCTGACGACGAGGTCGAGATGGGCCGCGTCGTGAATTTCTCCAAACACCGTAAGGGGAGCAAGCACCATGAAACTTTCTGA
- a CDS encoding HNH endonuclease, giving the protein MPLRPQRPCRAQGCRSLHRNANGYCDGHAEVAAEQAKAWATRKGSGRGGRPWRRLRDRILKRDQYLCRCDDCTRLGRIREADEVDHIVALAHGGTDDDHNLRAINRDCHKAKTQKESRQHR; this is encoded by the coding sequence ATGCCGCTGAGGCCACAGCGCCCATGCAGAGCCCAGGGTTGTCGGTCCCTGCACCGCAATGCCAATGGCTACTGCGACGGCCATGCAGAGGTGGCGGCAGAGCAGGCTAAGGCCTGGGCTACACGCAAGGGCTCAGGTCGTGGCGGCCGGCCATGGCGTCGGCTGCGTGACCGCATCCTCAAGCGTGATCAGTACCTGTGCCGGTGCGACGACTGCACCAGGCTGGGAAGGATTCGCGAGGCAGATGAAGTTGACCACATCGTCGCGCTGGCCCACGGCGGCACGGATGATGATCACAACCTGCGGGCGATCAATCGCGACTGCCACAAGGCCAAGACGCAGAAAGAATCCCGACAACATCGATAG
- a CDS encoding acyloxyacyl hydrolase, whose protein sequence is MKNVLAVVALSLFAASAGAAELSGALGATGQGGLTARVGIGFNWDKSWFESSTGRLTGYWDAGYTYWEAGDASGGAHSLSFAPVFVYEFGSGNVKPFVEAGIGLAVFSGTSAGDQDFGSAFNFEDRIGAGLKIGETQKVGIRAIHYSNAGIKQPNDGIESYSLFYSHQI, encoded by the coding sequence ATGAAAAACGTTCTCGCCGTTGTGGCGCTTTCCCTTTTCGCTGCGTCCGCCGGAGCGGCTGAGCTATCCGGAGCGCTTGGCGCGACAGGCCAAGGTGGTCTTACAGCGCGCGTCGGCATTGGCTTTAACTGGGACAAAAGCTGGTTTGAATCCAGTACTGGCCGTCTCACCGGTTATTGGGATGCTGGCTACACCTACTGGGAAGCAGGCGATGCTTCAGGTGGGGCTCACTCGCTGTCCTTTGCGCCAGTTTTCGTTTACGAGTTCGGTAGCGGTAACGTGAAGCCATTCGTTGAGGCTGGCATCGGCCTGGCGGTCTTCTCTGGTACCTCCGCAGGTGACCAGGACTTTGGTTCGGCCTTCAACTTCGAAGACCGCATCGGTGCGGGCTTGAAGATCGGCGAGACGCAGAAGGTTGGCATCCGAGCGATTCACTACTCCAACGCTGGCATTAAGCAGCCCAACGACGGTATCGAGTCGTACTCGCTGTTCTACAGCCACCAGATTTAA
- a CDS encoding phage holin, lambda family yields MSNMPDKPDTWAVALAWLSQHSPLLYAAGLSCAMAVLRITYGGGTRRQMLVEGAICGGLTLTIISGFEFFGLPQSMAAFVGGWVGLLGVEKVRAIADRVTDFKLPSRKPE; encoded by the coding sequence ATGTCCAACATGCCAGACAAACCAGACACCTGGGCGGTTGCCCTCGCATGGTTGAGCCAGCATTCGCCCCTGCTGTACGCGGCCGGTCTGTCCTGCGCCATGGCTGTACTGCGCATCACCTATGGTGGTGGCACTCGCCGGCAGATGCTGGTGGAGGGCGCCATCTGTGGCGGCCTGACCCTGACAATCATCAGCGGCTTCGAGTTCTTCGGCCTGCCACAGAGCATGGCTGCCTTTGTTGGTGGGTGGGTTGGCCTCCTTGGGGTGGAGAAGGTTCGTGCGATTGCTGATCGCGTTACCGACTTCAAGCTGCCCAGTCGCAAGCCAGAGTAA
- a CDS encoding site-specific integrase: MDRKPMDLPAGVELVGRSIRIRFTWNKKRCCETLPLPQTPKGIAAAASLRAQVKGLDKLGALTAEKYAELFPNTRSVVVQEQTTPIFFDYAQDWLNSLQIVEGTRKNYRSALQVYWVPYLAEKPIDTITSVLLRKIMNDIKWTSPVRRKGVVGLLVSIFQQAVTDELIVRNPALSIPGAKVPKREVDPFTKEEADSIIAHLYETTSGLTAIYAAYFEFCFYTGMRPGEVMALRWSEIDRRGKTANVCRIQIRGVIQDRTKTKRTRQVLLNDRAMHALEKARPLTEARSDYVFAPSGTGDRSEMYIRSETSQKRYWLAALRKLGIRRRRMYDTRHTYATMCLMAGMNPAFIAAQLGHSVQVLLSTYAKWINSPNDWAELDKLKSLESGTKMVRAKSQ; this comes from the coding sequence ATGGATCGAAAGCCTATGGACCTGCCGGCCGGAGTCGAGCTTGTCGGGCGCTCAATCCGAATTCGCTTCACCTGGAACAAGAAGCGGTGCTGCGAGACGCTCCCCCTCCCTCAGACCCCGAAAGGGATCGCAGCAGCAGCGAGTCTACGTGCTCAAGTAAAGGGGCTGGACAAGCTCGGCGCTCTGACGGCAGAGAAGTACGCCGAGCTGTTTCCCAATACGCGCAGCGTGGTGGTGCAGGAGCAAACTACCCCGATCTTCTTTGATTACGCGCAGGACTGGCTCAACAGCTTGCAAATCGTGGAGGGTACTCGGAAGAACTATCGCTCTGCCCTGCAGGTGTATTGGGTTCCGTACCTGGCCGAGAAGCCGATCGATACCATCACGTCAGTGCTCCTGCGCAAGATAATGAACGACATCAAGTGGACTTCCCCGGTACGCCGCAAGGGCGTGGTCGGCCTGCTGGTGTCGATCTTCCAGCAGGCGGTGACAGACGAGTTGATCGTTCGAAACCCGGCCCTGTCTATCCCGGGCGCCAAAGTGCCGAAGCGTGAGGTCGACCCTTTCACCAAAGAGGAAGCGGATTCGATCATTGCCCATCTGTACGAAACGACGAGCGGTTTGACGGCGATTTACGCGGCGTATTTCGAGTTCTGTTTCTACACCGGTATGCGGCCTGGCGAGGTGATGGCTCTGCGCTGGAGCGAGATCGACAGGCGCGGGAAGACTGCCAACGTGTGCCGAATCCAGATCCGCGGCGTGATCCAAGATCGCACCAAAACGAAGCGCACCCGGCAAGTTTTATTGAACGATCGCGCCATGCATGCACTCGAAAAAGCCAGACCGCTCACCGAGGCCCGTTCAGATTATGTGTTCGCGCCCAGTGGGACAGGTGACCGCTCGGAGATGTACATACGCTCCGAGACGAGTCAAAAACGCTACTGGCTTGCAGCACTGCGGAAGCTTGGAATTAGACGCCGCAGGATGTATGACACGCGCCACACGTACGCGACCATGTGCCTGATGGCCGGCATGAACCCGGCATTCATCGCCGCGCAGCTCGGGCATAGCGTGCAGGTGCTGCTTTCGACATACGCGAAGTGGATCAACTCGCCGAATGACTGGGCTGAGCTTGATAAGCTGAAATCGCTGGAAAGTGGTACAAAAATGGTACGAGCTAAAAGCCAGTAA
- a CDS encoding carbon storage regulator — MLMLSRNIGKAVIIGGNIRVSVAQVNGCQVRLGIEAPRGVIVDREEIHARRVAEGTVDEAPAFSIDEHVKLAADARRYRWLRDRERIEDPDEDLLVVRGDNWLSGEELDQEIDTALRVQAMQQQVVQESQVVQEQHQ, encoded by the coding sequence ATGCTTATGCTCAGCCGGAACATCGGCAAGGCCGTCATCATCGGCGGCAACATCCGGGTCAGCGTGGCCCAGGTTAACGGCTGTCAGGTTCGCCTGGGGATTGAGGCCCCGCGCGGGGTGATCGTTGACCGCGAAGAGATCCACGCCCGCCGCGTGGCTGAAGGTACCGTCGATGAAGCGCCAGCGTTCAGCATCGACGAGCACGTCAAGCTGGCGGCAGATGCGCGCCGTTACCGCTGGCTGCGTGACCGCGAGCGCATCGAAGATCCTGACGAAGACCTGCTGGTAGTGCGCGGCGATAACTGGCTCTCCGGCGAAGAGCTGGATCAGGAGATCGATACCGCCCTGCGCGTGCAGGCCATGCAGCAGCAGGTGGTGCAGGAGTCGCAGGTGGTGCAGGAGCAACATCAATGA